A DNA window from Vigna angularis cultivar LongXiaoDou No.4 chromosome 1, ASM1680809v1, whole genome shotgun sequence contains the following coding sequences:
- the LOC128195723 gene encoding uncharacterized protein LOC128195723 isoform X2 encodes MLRKEKTTSASAKPPMTDSVNSGVKDNMMLSFFLAKTLKKNPQHKRTMRYCLLDMGFNFEEACTDIDKYGPRVEIGDLADFINASQLEDEIDSLQDLPKNKHVASVDIQIEVSIFLFEDINNIVTIKSLKLGKIGIYM; translated from the exons ATGCTtcgaaaagaaaaaacaacttCCGCAAGCGCAAAGCCTCCAATGACTGACTCG GTTAATAGTGGAGTCAAAGACAACATGATGCTAAGCTTCTTTCTTGCAAAGACCTTGAA GAAAAACCCTCAACACAAGAGAACAATGAGATATTGTCTTCTCGATATGGGATTCAATTTTGAGGAGGCTTGCACAGATATAGACAAATATG GTCCTAGAGTTGAGATCGGTGATCTGGCAGATTTCATCAATGCTTCTCAGTTAGAAGATGAAATTGACTCGCTTCAAGATCTGCCTAAAAACAAACATGTTGCATCTGTTGATATACAAATAGAGGTGAG TATTTTTCTATTTGAAGATATCAACAACATCGTGACAATCAAATCATTGAAGTTAGGAAAGATTGGTATTTACATGTAA
- the LOC128195723 gene encoding uncharacterized protein LOC128195723 isoform X1: protein MLRKEKTTSASAKPPMTDSVTGNVNSGVKDNMMLSFFLAKTLKKNPQHKRTMRYCLLDMGFNFEEACTDIDKYGPRVEIGDLADFINASQLEDEIDSLQDLPKNKHVASVDIQIEVSIFLFEDINNIVTIKSLKLGKIGIYM from the exons ATGCTtcgaaaagaaaaaacaacttCCGCAAGCGCAAAGCCTCCAATGACTGACTCGGTAACCGGAAAT GTTAATAGTGGAGTCAAAGACAACATGATGCTAAGCTTCTTTCTTGCAAAGACCTTGAA GAAAAACCCTCAACACAAGAGAACAATGAGATATTGTCTTCTCGATATGGGATTCAATTTTGAGGAGGCTTGCACAGATATAGACAAATATG GTCCTAGAGTTGAGATCGGTGATCTGGCAGATTTCATCAATGCTTCTCAGTTAGAAGATGAAATTGACTCGCTTCAAGATCTGCCTAAAAACAAACATGTTGCATCTGTTGATATACAAATAGAGGTGAG TATTTTTCTATTTGAAGATATCAACAACATCGTGACAATCAAATCATTGAAGTTAGGAAAGATTGGTATTTACATGTAA
- the LOC108347858 gene encoding gibberellin 2-beta-dioxygenase-like (The RefSeq protein has 3 frameshifts compared to this genomic sequence): protein MVVLSNQSALNELFLAKTCNPSTMFTEVPEVDLSHPDAKTIMVKACQEIGLFKLVNHGLPLEMITRLENEALKFFTQSQSVKDKAGPPDPFGVWAARELARTGDMGWVEYLLLSTNPDIVSPKTVQLFNQNPQSFRLCVEEYIGAMKKICCEVLEEMGDGLGLGRRKNVFSRMIREERSDSCFRVNRYPACGELKDESALSGRNLIGFGEHTDPQILSVLRSNNTSGLQICLPDGTWASIPPDHSSFFVNVGDLLQVMTNGRFKSVKHRVLADSRLSRLSMIYFGGPSLEEKIAPLPSLVSKEEESLYRELTWREYKNAAYKTRLSDDRITLFYKSSNT from the exons ATGGTTGTTCTTTCGAACCAATCTGCACTAAACGAGTTGTTTCTGGCCAAGACATGCAACCCCTCCACCATGTTCACGGAGGTTCCTGAGGTTGATCTCTCACACCCTGATGCCAAGACAATCATGGTGAAGGCATGCCAAGAGATTGGTCTGTTCAAGTTGGTCAACCATGGCCTTCCGTTGGAGATGATAACGCGTTTGGAAAATGAAGCTCTCAAGTTCTTCACGCAAAGCCAGTCCGTGAAAGACAAGGCTGGTCCTCCCGACCCTTTTG TAT CAGCAAGAGAATTGGCACGA GGTGACATGGGTTGGGTCGAGTACCTCCTCCTCAGCACCAACCCCGATATCGTCTCCCCCAAAACCGTTCAGCTTTTTAACCAAAACCCGCAATCTTTCAG GTTGTGCGTGGAGGAGTACATAGGGGCAATGAAGAAGATATGCTGTGAAGTGTTGGAAGAAATGGGTGATGGGTTGGGGTTAGGGAGAAGGAAGAATGTGTTTAGCAGAATGATAAGAGAGGAGAGAAGTGATTCATGTTTTAGGGTGAATAGGTATCCAGCGTGTGGAGAGCTGAAAGATGAGAGTGCACTGAGTGGACGAAATTTGATTGGGTTTGGAGAGCACACAGACCCACAGATATTATCTGTCCTGAGATCCAACAACACATCAGGACTGCAAATCTGTCTCCCAGATGGGACTTGGGCTTCAATCCCCCCTGACCATTCTTCCTTTTTTGTCAATGTTGGTGACCTCTTGCAG GTTATGACTAATGGGAGGTTTAAGAGTGTTAAGCACAGGGTATTGGCTGATTCAAGGTTGTCAAGGTTGTCAATGATCTATTTTGGAGGGCCAAGTTTGGAGGAAAAAATTGCTCCTTTACCTTCACTGGTGtccaaagaagaagagagtTTGTACAGAGAATTGACATGGCGGGAATACAAGAATGCTGCATACAAGACAAGGCTCTCTGATGACAGAATCACTctcttctacaaatcttcaaaCACTTAA
- the LOC128195723 gene encoding uncharacterized protein LOC128195723 isoform X3, translating to MLRKEKTTSASAKPPMTDSVTGNVNSGVKDNMMLSFFLAKTLKKNPQHKRTMRYCLLDMGFNFEEACTDIDKYGPRVEIGDLADFINASQLEDEIDSLQDLPKNKHVASVDIQIEYFSI from the exons ATGCTtcgaaaagaaaaaacaacttCCGCAAGCGCAAAGCCTCCAATGACTGACTCGGTAACCGGAAAT GTTAATAGTGGAGTCAAAGACAACATGATGCTAAGCTTCTTTCTTGCAAAGACCTTGAA GAAAAACCCTCAACACAAGAGAACAATGAGATATTGTCTTCTCGATATGGGATTCAATTTTGAGGAGGCTTGCACAGATATAGACAAATATG GTCCTAGAGTTGAGATCGGTGATCTGGCAGATTTCATCAATGCTTCTCAGTTAGAAGATGAAATTGACTCGCTTCAAGATCTGCCTAAAAACAAACATGTTGCATCTGTTGATATACAAATAGAG TATTTTTCTATTTGA